The proteins below are encoded in one region of Neoasaia chiangmaiensis:
- a CDS encoding DNA cytosine methyltransferase, giving the protein MQHGVRRWHDPAPVVTGKMLVGGGPHAVADPRHPVPAKQSNEYRIVPWSDVARCITGAHGTGQCVADPRPNLSRGKGDAYLTAGHYGVVSWTDSTGAVSAAAGHDNGRWAVADPRTRLPASADKLVAVIRSLDGTWHRPFTTAELAALQSLFDPEEQAELDGLNDAAWRERIGNAVPPNAARAIAETMGRTLLAAWSGESFMLSAEPIWVQPIAIAASVAQPSVDL; this is encoded by the coding sequence GTGCAGCATGGCGTCCGGCGGTGGCACGATCCGGCACCTGTCGTGACCGGCAAGATGCTGGTCGGAGGCGGTCCGCACGCGGTTGCCGATCCCCGTCATCCCGTTCCAGCCAAACAGTCGAACGAGTATCGTATCGTGCCCTGGAGCGATGTCGCGCGCTGCATCACCGGCGCACATGGCACTGGACAGTGCGTTGCCGATCCGCGACCCAATCTGTCACGCGGCAAGGGTGACGCTTACCTGACCGCCGGACACTACGGCGTGGTGTCGTGGACCGACAGCACGGGCGCGGTGAGTGCGGCGGCCGGCCACGACAACGGCCGCTGGGCTGTTGCCGATCCGCGAACCCGGCTTCCGGCGTCAGCCGACAAACTGGTCGCGGTCATTCGTTCCCTCGACGGAACGTGGCATCGTCCCTTCACCACCGCCGAGCTGGCGGCCTTGCAGTCCCTGTTCGACCCGGAAGAGCAGGCCGAGCTCGACGGTCTGAACGACGCCGCCTGGCGCGAGAGGATCGGCAATGCCGTTCCACCGAACGCTGCCCGGGCGATTGCCGAAACGATGGGACGCACGCTGCTCGCGGCCTGGAGCGGCGAAAGCTTCATGCTCAGCGCCGAACCGATCTGGGTGCAGCCGATCGCGATCGCCGCAAGCGTCGCCCAGCCTTCTGTCGATCTCTGA
- a CDS encoding IS110 family transposase, with amino-acid sequence MPQPVIGCDLSRAFLDLCALPSGRMLRIPNTRDAIAEWTETLTPDNLVVFEATSGCDGALIAALTERAHPFSRVNPRQAREFARATGVLAKTDRVDARVLAQMGAALDLPVTRPISPARATLADFLRRRRQLVDMRKAEKLRRHSAGHDDIAEQINTMIALLSTQISAIDQRIKAMIAKDMLPRDGPGMDQGTRHGIFLSGQMM; translated from the coding sequence ATGCCACAGCCAGTCATCGGTTGCGATCTTTCGCGCGCCTTCCTCGATCTCTGCGCCCTTCCTTCCGGCAGGATGCTGCGCATTCCCAATACGCGTGACGCCATCGCCGAATGGACCGAAACGCTCACGCCCGACAACCTCGTCGTTTTCGAAGCCACCAGCGGCTGCGACGGCGCTCTCATCGCCGCCCTGACCGAACGCGCGCATCCGTTCTCGCGCGTCAATCCGCGTCAGGCGCGCGAGTTCGCCCGCGCGACCGGCGTTCTGGCCAAAACCGACCGCGTTGACGCCCGCGTGCTGGCCCAGATGGGCGCAGCCCTGGATTTGCCTGTCACCCGGCCCATCAGTCCGGCCCGTGCGACATTGGCCGATTTCCTACGTCGCCGCAGGCAGTTGGTCGACATGCGCAAGGCCGAGAAGTTGCGTCGTCACAGTGCAGGCCATGACGACATCGCCGAGCAGATCAACACCATGATCGCGTTGCTCTCGACCCAGATCAGCGCGATCGACCAGCGCATCAAAGCCATGATCGCCAAGGACATGCTGCCGCGCGACGGTCCCGGCATGGATCAGGGAACCAGACATGGCATATTTCTTTCGGGGCAGATGATGTGA
- a CDS encoding ABC transporter permease, whose protein sequence is MFTGLATSIYRTLSRHKLYTVLNLFGLALGIAVFLTMALIVRYEYGYDADIPHAAQIYQVDELAHVAGHAPQENSTVSFVSFPFLKVDFPEIAASIRVLQEPLVVRVGNTVACEQVTFTDRSFFSVFDLPLVAGNKGTALNGPGKVVISAAEARKYFGTTAALGRKLQIDNERNEAVVTGVLADPPTNRSMAFDIIGVTPTSWFTKPPFTNWGSEWGTMWVRINNPQAALRVNHGLAGYAARHPGNWTADTIREAFGDGGLELVPLRAVHFHSAAIGDGGNNRTLVDILGFVGIAALTAALINYINLATARSVLRARDIAMRKVLGATRFALAMQLIVEAVVLVALAGLAGLALTELSLHWVNEWGGWRLGFDLVFMLPITLVIVLLTGVLAGGYPALVLSAYQPAPVLAASKTPAGGRIESLLRSVLVVLQFSFAITLAICTLVMTQQASHVRRLDRGMNSGGLILIPSLADATLQNRQSEIMRRLAAVPGVTIATRSDVVPHNLVDGFDWRRPGHADKHELRWGKATEGYFEAIGAHVIAGRLFDRAHGQDYTPDPMVAGNGTSVVISRFTVERLGFASPQAAVGQEVQEAAQDSSAQVYRIIGVVDDIRFRSARSPMAPLLYYGTNGPISYVWGIVRYSGASEQVEIARLRAAWEEIAPNVAFTARTANDVFAEDYRTDASHGALFGLGSAIAIGIACLGLYGLSTFTATRRMQEIGIRKVLGARTQDILMLLIGQFLRPVLIATFLAWPLAWVLMRAWLSGFDERIGLTPLPFVAVTLIAVGIAAVTILGQTARAASQPPAAALNRTG, encoded by the coding sequence ATGTTCACGGGTCTTGCAACGTCGATCTACCGGACACTCTCGCGGCACAAACTCTACACCGTTCTCAACCTGTTCGGGCTGGCGCTGGGCATCGCCGTCTTTCTGACGATGGCGCTCATCGTTCGCTATGAATATGGCTATGACGCCGATATTCCCCACGCAGCACAGATCTATCAGGTGGACGAACTCGCGCATGTTGCCGGTCACGCACCGCAGGAGAATAGTACCGTCAGTTTCGTCTCGTTTCCGTTTTTGAAAGTGGACTTCCCGGAGATCGCCGCCAGCATCCGTGTCCTGCAGGAGCCTCTCGTCGTGCGTGTGGGGAATACGGTGGCATGCGAGCAGGTCACGTTCACAGATCGGTCCTTCTTTTCCGTGTTCGATCTGCCGCTCGTCGCCGGCAACAAAGGCACGGCGCTCAACGGTCCCGGCAAGGTGGTAATCTCGGCTGCCGAAGCGCGCAAATATTTTGGCACGACCGCCGCGCTGGGGCGGAAGCTCCAGATCGACAATGAACGAAACGAAGCCGTCGTCACGGGCGTACTCGCCGATCCGCCAACCAATCGCTCGATGGCGTTCGATATCATCGGCGTTACACCAACAAGCTGGTTCACTAAACCGCCCTTCACGAACTGGGGCTCAGAATGGGGAACGATGTGGGTGCGGATCAACAATCCGCAAGCCGCCCTGCGCGTCAATCATGGGCTTGCCGGTTATGCCGCGCGCCATCCAGGCAATTGGACGGCTGACACGATCCGCGAGGCTTTTGGCGACGGCGGCCTCGAACTGGTGCCGCTGCGTGCCGTGCATTTCCATTCCGCCGCGATCGGCGACGGCGGCAATAATCGGACACTCGTCGACATTCTCGGTTTCGTGGGAATTGCTGCGCTGACAGCGGCACTCATCAATTATATCAATCTCGCGACTGCCCGATCCGTGTTGCGTGCGAGGGATATCGCCATGCGCAAGGTTCTGGGCGCGACCCGCTTCGCACTGGCCATGCAACTGATCGTCGAGGCAGTCGTCCTGGTCGCTCTTGCCGGCCTCGCGGGGCTGGCTCTGACGGAACTCTCCTTACACTGGGTGAATGAATGGGGCGGCTGGCGGCTTGGTTTCGACTTGGTTTTCATGTTGCCCATCACCCTCGTTATCGTGCTGCTCACCGGAGTTTTAGCGGGGGGTTATCCCGCATTGGTGCTGTCGGCGTACCAACCGGCGCCAGTGCTCGCTGCAAGCAAGACGCCGGCGGGGGGACGTATCGAAAGCCTGCTGCGCTCGGTGCTGGTGGTTTTGCAGTTCAGCTTCGCCATCACGCTGGCGATTTGTACGCTCGTGATGACGCAGCAGGCGTCGCATGTACGCCGTTTGGACCGGGGCATGAATTCGGGCGGCTTGATTCTGATCCCGTCATTGGCCGACGCGACCTTGCAGAACCGCCAGAGCGAGATCATGCGGCGATTGGCGGCGGTTCCCGGCGTTACGATTGCGACCCGGTCCGACGTCGTGCCGCACAACCTCGTTGACGGCTTCGACTGGCGGCGTCCCGGACACGCGGATAAGCACGAATTACGCTGGGGCAAGGCGACAGAGGGATATTTTGAAGCCATCGGCGCCCATGTGATCGCGGGGCGCCTGTTCGACAGGGCGCATGGTCAGGATTATACGCCCGACCCGATGGTGGCCGGAAATGGAACAAGCGTCGTTATTTCCCGTTTTACGGTGGAGCGTCTCGGGTTTGCTTCCCCTCAGGCGGCGGTGGGACAGGAAGTTCAGGAGGCGGCTCAAGACAGCTCTGCACAGGTTTATCGTATCATCGGCGTGGTCGACGATATTCGGTTTCGGAGCGCGCGCAGCCCTATGGCGCCTCTGCTCTATTATGGGACGAACGGGCCGATTTCTTATGTCTGGGGCATCGTTCGCTACAGCGGTGCATCCGAGCAGGTGGAGATCGCCCGCCTGCGTGCCGCATGGGAGGAAATTGCGCCGAATGTCGCATTCACGGCCCGCACCGCGAACGACGTTTTCGCGGAAGATTACCGAACCGACGCAAGTCATGGCGCGCTGTTTGGCCTCGGATCGGCCATTGCCATCGGCATTGCCTGTCTCGGTCTATATGGACTTTCCACCTTCACGGCGACACGCCGAATGCAGGAGATCGGTATTCGTAAAGTCTTGGGCGCGCGTACGCAGGATATTCTCATGCTTCTGATCGGACAGTTCCTGCGTCCCGTTCTGATCGCCACTTTCCTCGCATGGCCGCTCGCATGGGTCTTGATGCGTGCTTGGCTTTCCGGCTTCGATGAACGAATCGGCTTGACGCCGCTTCCTTTCGTCGCAGTCACACTGATCGCAGTCGGCATTGCGGCCGTCACGATCCTCGGCCAGACCGCTCGCGCAGCATCCCAGCCGCCTGCTGCGGCTCTTAACCGAACCGGGTAA
- a CDS encoding TolC family outer membrane protein → MTKRFLLPLLVVLPATSASAQTLTQALALAYRSNPTLLGEQANQRSVTENSAQTRSGWRPTVSVNMDANYQQGPYTDAFALGTYTSNYAEGYVTARQTLYSFGHVANQVRAADARSRAEGHALRLTESQVFTNAITAYMNVLRDRNVLEVRRADLDMLTRQVQLTTSRYNLGGQPTEQVTRTDVEQAETRRRSAEVALTQARATLAASEALFRAVIGVEPQNLTMPDGLPGMPPSVGQAVTAAIAANPQLARMRETKDATAADIDTARSQWGPQIQVQGTFGTIGPASPFRGREYGEQLAGTVSLVQPIYNGDLYNSQIRQARAKDEQARQNVELAHRTALQDVVTNWRAVENGLQAIRAGMAEVQSGETALKGYQLEYGYGLRSTTDVLYADQNLRTAQVELAGSRHDTIVAEATLLAAMGRLQARDLLPDEHHYDADANLQRARARGWEPLQAPISALDKAGW, encoded by the coding sequence ATGACCAAACGCTTTCTTCTTCCGCTTCTTGTCGTTCTGCCCGCGACGTCCGCCTCGGCCCAGACCCTGACTCAAGCCCTGGCACTGGCCTATCGAAGCAACCCGACCCTGCTGGGCGAGCAAGCCAATCAGCGTTCTGTGACCGAGAACTCCGCCCAGACCCGTTCCGGCTGGCGCCCGACGGTCTCTGTCAACATGGACGCCAACTATCAACAGGGTCCCTATACGGACGCCTTCGCACTCGGCACCTACACGTCGAACTATGCCGAAGGCTATGTCACAGCCAGGCAGACCCTGTATTCCTTTGGGCATGTCGCCAATCAGGTCCGGGCCGCGGATGCCCGCTCACGGGCGGAGGGTCATGCGCTGCGTCTGACGGAATCGCAGGTTTTTACCAACGCGATTACCGCCTACATGAATGTCTTGCGTGACCGGAACGTTCTGGAGGTTCGACGCGCCGATCTGGATATGCTGACGCGGCAGGTGCAACTGACCACCTCGCGCTACAATCTTGGCGGCCAACCAACCGAGCAGGTTACGCGGACCGATGTGGAGCAGGCGGAAACACGTCGTCGTTCGGCGGAAGTGGCGCTAACGCAGGCGCGGGCAACGCTCGCGGCATCGGAAGCACTGTTTCGCGCGGTGATTGGCGTGGAACCTCAAAACCTAACGATGCCCGATGGACTTCCGGGCATGCCGCCAAGCGTCGGACAAGCGGTGACGGCGGCGATCGCGGCCAATCCCCAGCTTGCCCGGATGCGCGAGACCAAGGACGCGACAGCCGCCGATATCGATACAGCGCGCTCGCAGTGGGGACCGCAAATTCAGGTGCAAGGCACGTTCGGTACAATCGGACCGGCCTCGCCGTTCCGGGGCCGGGAATATGGGGAGCAGCTTGCCGGTACCGTGTCGCTCGTGCAGCCGATCTATAACGGCGACCTTTATAATTCCCAGATCCGGCAGGCGCGCGCGAAGGACGAGCAGGCGCGGCAGAACGTCGAACTTGCCCATCGAACAGCCTTACAAGACGTGGTGACCAACTGGCGTGCCGTGGAAAACGGCCTTCAGGCGATCAGGGCCGGCATGGCCGAGGTGCAATCCGGCGAGACGGCCCTGAAAGGCTACCAGCTCGAATATGGCTATGGCCTGCGCAGCACGACGGACGTGCTGTATGCCGACCAGAATTTGCGCACGGCGCAGGTGGAGCTTGCGGGCAGTCGGCATGACACGATCGTGGCTGAAGCCACGCTTCTGGCCGCGATGGGTCGATTGCAGGCACGCGACCTGCTGCCGGACGAACATCATTACGATGCGGATGCGAACCTGCAGCGCGCCCGCGCGCGCGGCTGGGAGCCATTGCAGGCCCCCATTTCCGCGCTGGACAAGGCTGGTTGGTAG
- a CDS encoding FtsX-like permease family protein, with translation MLMTIFRGAVRQAQRHPLYVGLNVLGLGLGMAICLVLALQVRHEYEFNVSIPNATNILRVGQRLSNPGLPVSEHADVPFIAFPFLKVDFPQILAATRYDSDVFVMHMGDRHLSTNGAMVDPTFFETIPLKLERGDPKTALARPGSVVLSAEKARALFGTTAALGRTVLVSREGHRLDLTVTGVLAPPAQPVTLAPDLLTGIPAYRLDDSAYRYWGASSGSIFIRVGSARDRAAIASRLRDFVIAHASGAPNDDVALGRHPERRFALTLVSLRETHFHDLDVNEGDEATDRRVVNMLGLIGACALMLATLNVVNLATARSTLRAREVAVRKVLGATRRTLFVQFMGEALVNAILGSLLGLALTEVALPGVASLMGSTLRMDYTFVLPFLVAVVLVTGFASGLYPALLLSRYPSASTLASTRMPSGGRHAARLRAGLVVAQFFLAVTFAICTLVIDRQARFLQQIDLGFVQSGLLISPMMTTQDLGTQRHVLDAMRHVPGVTSAALSMLEPNITNHWRVTLSSTGTHPVQRHILVDTVSDGYFETYRPRLLAGRWFDSAHGEDESPGIATLEQAGKRTFSAILNRSALQQFGFKSPEQAVGQILTDGPVSVRIIGVEDDMRFVSAREEVSATLTLHTSSAALSYPNLSVRFSHVPESMMKARVEQVWNATLPEEPGYFRSVQDRISTFYRSERRQGRLYTIASVLAIVIACMGLYGLASFTALRRTHEIGIRKTLGATTRNVLGLMLGDFLRPVVGACLCAIPPAWALMRAWLSVYQQRIALSPLYFVFVVTIALLIAALTVFTQTLRVARAKPARALRAD, from the coding sequence CGTCGGACAGCGCCTGTCCAATCCCGGCCTGCCAGTCAGCGAGCACGCGGATGTTCCGTTCATCGCGTTTCCCTTTCTGAAGGTGGACTTTCCGCAGATCCTCGCCGCAACGCGTTACGACAGCGATGTATTCGTCATGCATATGGGCGACAGGCATCTATCAACGAATGGCGCTATGGTCGATCCGACGTTTTTCGAGACGATCCCGTTAAAGCTTGAGCGTGGCGATCCGAAAACTGCGCTTGCTCGCCCAGGCTCTGTGGTTCTCTCGGCGGAGAAAGCGCGGGCCCTTTTCGGTACAACGGCAGCGCTCGGTCGCACAGTGCTGGTGAGCCGAGAGGGTCATCGGCTTGACCTCACAGTGACGGGCGTTCTCGCGCCGCCAGCCCAGCCTGTAACTCTCGCGCCGGATCTGTTGACCGGTATTCCAGCCTATCGTCTCGACGACAGCGCCTATCGTTACTGGGGTGCGAGTTCAGGCTCGATCTTCATCCGCGTTGGAAGTGCCCGAGATCGCGCGGCCATCGCAAGTCGCCTTCGCGACTTCGTCATCGCACATGCCAGCGGTGCGCCAAACGATGACGTGGCATTGGGACGCCACCCGGAGCGACGATTCGCGCTTACGCTCGTAAGCCTGCGTGAGACGCATTTTCACGATCTGGACGTGAACGAAGGCGACGAGGCGACGGATCGGCGTGTCGTGAACATGCTCGGCCTCATCGGTGCCTGCGCCCTGATGCTAGCGACGCTCAACGTCGTCAATCTTGCGACGGCACGGTCTACCCTCCGCGCTCGAGAGGTCGCTGTCCGCAAGGTGCTTGGCGCGACACGGCGCACTTTGTTCGTCCAGTTCATGGGCGAGGCACTCGTAAACGCGATCCTTGGCAGTCTGCTCGGGCTCGCTCTCACCGAGGTCGCACTACCCGGCGTGGCATCGCTGATGGGGAGTACGTTACGAATGGACTACACGTTCGTGCTGCCGTTCCTTGTCGCTGTGGTGCTTGTCACGGGTTTCGCATCCGGCCTGTATCCAGCCCTTCTCCTCTCGCGTTATCCGTCCGCATCGACACTGGCAAGCACACGAATGCCCTCAGGCGGCCGGCACGCCGCGCGCCTGCGCGCCGGCCTCGTCGTCGCGCAATTCTTTCTTGCCGTAACCTTCGCGATCTGCACGCTCGTCATCGACCGGCAGGCAAGATTCCTTCAACAGATCGATCTCGGCTTCGTACAGAGCGGCCTGCTCATCAGCCCCATGATGACGACGCAGGACCTGGGCACTCAGCGGCACGTCCTTGATGCCATGCGCCACGTTCCGGGCGTGACATCCGCGGCTCTCTCGATGCTGGAGCCGAATATTACCAATCACTGGCGTGTCACACTCTCGTCCACGGGCACACATCCAGTCCAGAGACATATCCTCGTTGATACCGTTTCAGACGGCTATTTCGAGACCTATCGACCACGCCTTCTCGCCGGTCGCTGGTTTGATTCCGCGCACGGCGAAGACGAAAGTCCTGGCATTGCGACCCTGGAGCAGGCCGGGAAGAGGACATTCAGTGCCATCCTCAATCGTAGTGCCCTGCAACAGTTCGGCTTTAAGAGCCCTGAGCAGGCGGTGGGACAAATCCTCACGGACGGTCCTGTAAGCGTAAGGATTATCGGCGTCGAGGACGATATGCGCTTCGTCTCGGCGCGCGAAGAGGTTTCGGCGACGCTCACCCTACACACGTCTTCTGCTGCGTTGAGCTATCCCAACCTCTCTGTTCGTTTCTCCCATGTGCCGGAATCCATGATGAAGGCACGGGTCGAGCAGGTGTGGAACGCGACGTTGCCCGAGGAGCCGGGCTATTTCCGCTCGGTGCAGGACCGCATCTCCACCTTCTACCGCTCCGAACGGCGGCAGGGGCGGCTTTACACGATCGCCTCCGTCCTCGCGATCGTCATCGCCTGCATGGGTCTCTACGGTCTTGCTTCTTTCACAGCTCTGCGTCGGACACATGAGATCGGCATCCGTAAAACGCTCGGCGCCACGACGCGCAATGTTCTGGGGCTTATGCTCGGCGATTTCCTGCGCCCGGTCGTCGGTGCCTGTCTCTGCGCGATCCCTCCTGCCTGGGCGCTCATGCGCGCCTGGCTTTCGGTATACCAGCAGCGGATCGCGCTCTCGCCGCTCTATTTCGTCTTCGTCGTGACGATAGCGCTACTGATCGCGGCGTTGACCGTTTTTACCCAGACCCTTCGCGTCGCCCGCGCCAAGCCCGCGCGCGCTCTTCGTGCGGACTGA